The following proteins come from a genomic window of Enterobacter chengduensis:
- a CDS encoding ABC transporter permease yields MSGLSLDIGKNSVQAPARRRPALPMVALAVLFSLMALLPLGFIIAIGIETGWETIKTLVFRPRVAELLSNTLWLTALAVPLCIVTGVAIAWLTERTQLAGRRLWSALAVAPLAIPAFVQSYAWVSVVPSMHGLSAGVFLSVLAYYPFITMPVAAVLRRLDPTLEDVAASLGTPPWRVFFRVVLPQLKLAICGGALLVALHLLAEYGLYVMIRFDTFTTAIYDQFQSTFSGPAANMLAGVLALCCLAILVLEGVTRGKARYARIGAGAAREQKRWPLKPAAAALGQLFFIVLIVLALGVPLIVLCRWIWLGGVQNWMSADLWHSLRQTLMLGVGGALLTTACVIPIAWLGIRYPRRIFRMLEGCIYITSSLPGIVTALALVTVTIHYARPVYQTEITLFLAYLLMFMPRALINLRAGIAQAPVELENVARSLGSTPAKALWSVTMRLAAPGAAAGAALVFLGVSNELTATLLLSPLGTRTLSTGFWALTSEIDYVAAAPYAMLMILISLPLTAILYMQSKKIAGL; encoded by the coding sequence ATGTCTGGTCTGAGTCTCGACATCGGAAAAAACAGCGTGCAGGCGCCTGCCCGCAGGCGCCCTGCGCTGCCGATGGTTGCGTTAGCCGTATTGTTTTCATTAATGGCGCTTCTGCCTTTGGGTTTTATCATTGCCATTGGCATTGAGACCGGCTGGGAAACCATTAAGACGCTGGTGTTCCGCCCCCGCGTGGCCGAGCTGCTCAGCAACACGCTGTGGCTGACGGCCTTAGCGGTTCCGCTGTGTATCGTGACGGGCGTGGCAATCGCCTGGCTCACCGAGCGCACGCAGCTTGCCGGGCGACGCCTCTGGTCCGCGCTGGCGGTTGCGCCGCTGGCGATCCCGGCGTTTGTGCAAAGCTACGCCTGGGTGAGCGTGGTGCCGTCCATGCATGGCCTTTCCGCGGGCGTGTTCCTCTCCGTTCTGGCCTACTATCCGTTTATCACTATGCCGGTTGCGGCGGTGCTGCGTCGCCTTGACCCGACGCTGGAAGATGTCGCCGCGTCGCTCGGCACGCCGCCGTGGCGGGTCTTTTTCCGCGTGGTGCTGCCCCAGCTCAAGCTGGCTATCTGCGGCGGCGCGCTGCTGGTGGCGCTGCACCTGCTGGCGGAGTACGGCCTGTACGTGATGATCCGCTTCGATACCTTCACCACGGCCATTTACGATCAGTTTCAGTCTACCTTCAGCGGCCCGGCGGCGAACATGCTGGCGGGCGTGCTGGCCTTGTGCTGTCTGGCGATCTTAGTGCTGGAAGGGGTGACGCGCGGGAAAGCACGCTACGCGCGCATTGGTGCCGGGGCCGCGCGCGAGCAGAAACGCTGGCCGCTGAAGCCAGCGGCTGCCGCGCTGGGCCAGCTGTTTTTCATTGTGCTGATCGTTCTGGCGCTGGGCGTGCCGTTAATCGTCCTGTGCCGCTGGATTTGGCTCGGCGGCGTGCAAAACTGGATGAGTGCCGATCTCTGGCACTCGCTGCGCCAGACGCTGATGCTCGGCGTGGGCGGCGCACTCCTGACGACGGCGTGCGTAATCCCCATCGCGTGGCTTGGGATCCGCTATCCCCGCCGTATCTTCCGGATGCTGGAGGGGTGCATCTATATCACCAGCTCGCTGCCGGGGATTGTCACCGCGCTGGCGCTGGTCACCGTCACCATTCACTACGCCCGTCCTGTTTATCAGACGGAAATCACCCTGTTCCTGGCCTATCTGCTGATGTTTATGCCCCGTGCGCTCATCAACCTGCGGGCGGGCATTGCGCAGGCGCCGGTTGAGCTGGAAAACGTGGCGCGCAGCCTGGGCAGCACGCCTGCAAAGGCGCTCTGGAGCGTCACGATGCGGCTGGCCGCGCCGGGTGCGGCTGCGGGTGCGGCGCTGGTTTTCCTCGGCGTCAGCAACGAGTTGACCGCCACGCTGCTGCTCTCTCCCCTGGGCACGCGCACGCTCTCCACCGGATTCTGGGCGCTGACCAGTGAAATTGACTATGTTGCCGCCGCGCCTTACGCGATGCTGATGATCCTGATTTCACTCCCGCTGACCGCCATTCTCTATATGCAGTCGAAAAAAATTGCAGGGCTATGA
- a CDS encoding ABC transporter ATP-binding protein encodes MLELTAISKSFSDVQVLDSLNLSVAPGSRTAIVGPSGSGKTTLLRILAGFETPDTGRIVMQGSTLFDENRFVPAHLRRIGFVPQEGALFPHLNVADNIAWGLDGTRHEKRQRVEALMEMVSLDRQLATHWPHEISGGQQQRVALARALAQRPSLMLLDEPFSALDTGLRAMTRKATADLLAEAGVASILVTHDQNEALSFATQVAVMRAGRFTQVGTPYDVYTRPVDEETALFLGDAVIMPAQLGAGYALCALGNVPTDSAHAAGEGKVMMRPEQLLVTACASHESPISILDVDFTGQLSTLTLGLPGQQQPVILKTISQPGWNPGTAVRIDITGTARVL; translated from the coding sequence ATGCTTGAATTAACCGCCATTTCTAAATCGTTTTCTGATGTGCAGGTGCTCGACAGCTTAAACCTGAGCGTTGCGCCGGGGAGCAGGACGGCGATTGTCGGGCCGTCCGGGTCGGGAAAAACCACGCTGCTGCGCATTCTTGCCGGGTTCGAAACGCCTGACACGGGGCGTATTGTCATGCAGGGGAGCACGCTGTTTGATGAAAACCGTTTTGTTCCCGCCCACCTGCGCCGGATTGGCTTTGTGCCTCAGGAGGGCGCGCTGTTTCCGCATCTCAACGTGGCAGACAACATTGCCTGGGGGCTGGACGGCACCCGTCACGAGAAGCGCCAGCGCGTTGAGGCGCTGATGGAGATGGTCTCTCTGGACCGGCAGCTCGCAACGCACTGGCCCCATGAGATTTCCGGCGGACAGCAGCAGCGCGTGGCGCTTGCCCGTGCGCTGGCCCAGCGTCCTTCGCTGATGCTGCTTGATGAACCGTTCTCGGCGCTGGATACCGGCCTGCGCGCCATGACGCGTAAGGCAACGGCGGACCTGCTTGCCGAAGCGGGCGTTGCCTCGATTCTGGTCACCCACGATCAGAACGAAGCGCTGTCTTTTGCCACGCAGGTGGCCGTCATGCGCGCCGGACGCTTCACGCAGGTCGGTACGCCTTATGACGTCTACACGCGTCCCGTTGATGAAGAGACGGCGCTATTTCTTGGCGATGCCGTGATCATGCCTGCCCAGCTGGGTGCCGGGTATGCCCTATGCGCGCTGGGTAACGTGCCAACGGATAGCGCCCATGCGGCTGGAGAGGGCAAGGTGATGATGCGCCCTGAGCAACTACTCGTGACGGCATGTGCATCGCACGAAAGCCCGATCTCGATTCTTGATGTGGATTTTACCGGCCAGCTGTCGACGCTCACCCTGGGGCTACCCGGACAGCAGCAGCCCGTGATCCTCAAGACCATCAGCCAGCCAGGATGGAACCCGGGCACGGCGGTACGTATAGATATTACGGGCACCGCGCGCGTTTTATGA